GTTTTCAGGGCTTCAGTTTTGGTTCCCTTTGTTTGCTTCAGTTTAATATACTTCTCAACTGGATTGTCTGGACTTACTAATTTACCAACATCTTCAAAAAATTGATTTATTCCTTTTCCAATGTCTTCAAAAAAATCATTTGCGTAAATATTATTAATAAAAACAATTATAAAGATAATAAAAAATGTTCGCATGTATTTCGCTCCCAATTAAGAAATACTATTATCATTTTACTTGAATTAATTTATTGAAAATAGAAGGAAAAAAAGTCTTATGCTTTTCTATTTTACGATTTCTATTCTTTCTAGATTTTTACCTTGTCCATCTTGAAGAATTTCAAGTTTGATTAAATCCTCAGTTTGAAGAATTGATTTTAACCTCCTATCTTTTCCAATATTCAAAATATAATCCAGAATTTTTCCAATTGTTTGCGGTGATTTTTTATCTTCATCTTCGGCTAAGCAGAGGTTTTTTAGTTTACAAATATTGCCCATCGCTTTTTGGATCTGATTTGTTAAATAACCTCCAACTGCTGTTTTATTTAAGTTTTTGTAAGCATTTTGTTTGAAAACTTCAAGTAAAGTTCTGTCAATATTAAGTTTATCTTGAAGCTTGTCTAAATCATTAATTAAAAAACGAGTGCTTAAATTTCCATTTGTTATTGCATTCATAATTGATTGAGCTTTTGTTTTTAGAAATTCAGGAAACTTTCTTTCCTTATCAACATTCTCGTATTCATTTTTTGCTTCATTTAGTTTATCTCGCAAAGCTTTATGTTTTGCTAAAGTGTTTTTTAAATTAGAATTCGTTCCTTTTCCGCGAAGATATTCTGTCAAAATATTCTCAATTTGATTAGTATCTGTTGAGACGTTCTTGATTTCTTTATCCAATGTCTTTAGAAGATTTTCAGATACACCTTTTTCAGAAAATTTTTCGAACAAATCACCTTCTTTCACAGAGAGTACTTTTAACTTTTCTCTAAGTTGATCCATCTTTTCAACTTCTTGATCAATTTTTTGTTGTGACTCTAATAGTAAATTCTGAGCTTTCCAGTATACTTGAATTTTTTGATCATTATCTTTAAATGTATTTGATTTTGGAAATATTCCTTCAAAACTTGAAAAATAACCACTAAAAGATGGCATTGAAAACACAGATAAAAATACTAATACAAAATAATTCATTTGATCCTCTTTTCCAAAGGCAATAAGTAGATTGTAGAGTATTTCTAAAGTATTTATAGGAGGAAAATTTAACAATTATTGTATTAAAATGATCGGATAAAATACATTTCGCAAAATATTTTAACCTTTTTAAGAAGTGATACGTTGTTTTGAGCTCTTTTCTTGATTAATTTTCTCAATTCTTTTGGGACATCATTTAAGAGATTTTGTAGAACAAGTCTTTCATACTTTGAAATTTTATTCGAATTTTTAAGGAGATTTGAAGCAATATTTATGTATGTATTTAAAAGTGGTCTGAAATAATATCTATTCTCTTTTTGGGTTAGATCAATGTTTTGTTCAAGGAAATGAAGAAGACCATATCTTAACTGTGGTATCCTTATATACTTTAACCTCGCAAGCTGTTCAAGAATTTTCAATGAAAAGACAAATTGATTTATATTTCTTTCTAGCAGTATCGAGGTGTCTGAAAGTTCTTTTGATACATGAGAAAAATCATCCAGTTTGCCCTTGCTGATGACTTGATTAACATGATGGTTGATAAAATCTTTTATCCCATAGTGTTCTTCATATTTTTTTATGAATTCAATATGACTCTGCTGAGTAAGAATTGCATATTCTAAAAGCAAAAATTGAATTTTCTGAAAACCCGAGTTAATAATTTTCTTTGCAAGAGGGTCGGATTCCAAAAAATTATTGTACTCACTATATTGATTACTAAGTTCAATAGTTTTTTTCTGCAAGTGATAATTATCGGTTAATTCCTGTTGCAAAATGTAGATCAATTGGTTTTTCAAACTAATACTTTTCGGTGAACTCTTAAGTTGAAAATAAATTTCAAGCAGCAAAATCTTATTTTTAAGCTGAGTTAAGTTGATGTCGCTTTGAAGAAAAAGTTCTAATAATTCTGTTGCGTGTTTGAGCGCCTCTGGAGAATTATGCTCACTAGTGAATGTTAACATGTGTTTAATTGTCTGAAGGGAATGCTGTCGAATGTAAGACGAATTGAAATCCAAAATAAATTCTTTATTTAAGATTTTATTCATAAGAACATCAACAAGATTACTTTCAGGGTAAGAAGAAATAAGCTTAAGTACATACCCTTGATGTTTTATAGATGGAGGGAGTTTGTTTTCTTGAATAAATTTTAATATTGATGGAGTAGATTGAAATTGATTTTGAAAAATATCTTTGGCAGCACCTTCTTTTAATAAAAAGTCCCAAAGTAAATTATCGTAGCGCTCATGATCTATAAATCTAATAACATGTGACAGTTTTAAGACAAGAAAATTATTTTCAAAAATGTATCTGATAACTTCTGGATTATTAATAAGGACAATTTCCTTGAGAATCTTATAGAGAAAAGTTTCATGAGTCGCGTAAGCTTTAATTTTTTTACGTCCTTGAGATGTCTTCAAATTCAAAAAAGAAGATTCTCTTTTAATAATATTAAGCATGTGATCAATTATTTCAATAAACTCAATTTGAATAATAGGGGTTATATTTATATTTGTATTGATTTCAGAACTGATTTGTTCTTGGGTTTTTAGGTCTAAGAAATTTTGAAATTGCATCATTGATTTTTGTGAATATGTTTCGTCAAATAAATATTCTCTATTCAGCCTTTCAAAAAAAGAAGAAGCACTTTCATAAGCGTGAAGTGTAAGTGATGTACAAATAAATATTATAAATACAGCATATTGCCTCATGAATTTTAAGCTATCCTTAAGTAAGAAAAAAATTGGTTTATAACCTATATTGAACAAAACTTCCTCTAAATCATTTTTTTCAAAAATATTTACACACTTTAGTAATTGTTTAAATAAAGAACAATGAAAAAGGATAGAAAGTAAACTTTTTACATTTTTTTAGGTTAGAATTAGGTCAGGATTCTCCCTAATGGGCCACCTTGAATAGCAACAACGGCCGGTTTAGGGATATTTGATCCATCAAATGGCCATTTGCTGGTAGGATGATTTATATCTCTAGTTATTTCTCCTGGATGTTGAACTGATAGAAATAAGGTCTTTCCGTCAGAACTAAATGAAGGCCCTGTTAATTCAGCATGCTTCGGCGCCGATCCGACTTGAATTGCTTTCCCTTTTTGAGGGCCAGAAGTTGGAATAAAAAATAGGCCATTGTTTCCAAAGCTCTCCCATAGACCTTTTCCAAGTTTGGCCGTAGAAATATCAACCGTTAACCAGAGATTATTTTTTTTATCGAAGGCCATATTGTCAGGAGAAGATACTCCTACACTTTTACCACCCATAAGAAAAGTTTCATGCGTAAACTCTAAAGATAATGGGTCAGCATTTTTTTCATCAATTTTGAGTATGCTACCATAAGGATTATTTTTTTGGGGATTTCCGGTAAGAGCAATGAATACACTTTTTGTCACTGGATGTACTTCAATATCTTCAGGTCTGTCACAAGGAGTTCCCCCTACGAGCGCAGAGGCCTGTCTTGTGAAGGTGAGAATTTCACGTTGATCACTGAATTGTTTTTGCAAACTTTTATGTTCTTTATATTCTAAAGGAATCCATTTGCCCTTTTTCAAATTGGCCACATAAAGCGTTCCTTCTGACAAATCATTTTTATTATGTGAAATAAATTTGTAAATACATTGGTCTACTTTATCATCACCCATATAAACAACGACGTTACCATTTTTTGCCTCAACAACCGTAGCACTTTCGTGTCCAAAACGGCCTAACGCCATATGCTTTTGTGTCTTTCCATCAAATGGATTTACCTCCACGACCCATCCATAATTTAAAGGAGATTCATCATAGACATCATCCCAATTAAATGCCCATTTCTCCTTTTCTTGAATTTTTATCCCTTCTTTTCTTTTAGAAAAATCAATTTCACCATAAAAATCATGATAGTTTTCTTCACAGGTTAAAATAGTGTTCCACGGAGTTACTCCGCCTCCACAGTTTGCAAATGTTCCAATTGCATATGTTTGTTCTGTTGGTGAAATTCCTTTGGAAAAGGGAATTTTTGTTCCTCCATGAATTCTGCGATTGTATTTATCATCTTTAACTAAATTCCAGGTTCCAGTATCATCTTGTTTTATTCTAATGATACTTCCTCCAACACTATATCTTTCCTTATCAACTTGCTCTTTGGTTTTCTTTCCTTTGAAATTGTATCCACTTACGAATAATGGATGTGTTGACTCGTGGTTTACCCAAAGTAATCCATCTTTTGGGTTATTTGATTCAAATGGAATGAAGGCCGTATAATCATTATTAAAGCCAAATGTATCACCAGATGAATTGATTTGGTCACCCCATTTAGCAATAATATTATATTTAAGTGATTTTCCTAATAACAAGTCGTCATCGAAGCTTGGAGTGATTTGAAAATCGTAATGATGTTCATTTAAGGCCAGTAAACGATTGGGTACTATTTGCGCTGCGAGTCCAGTGAAACCTAGAAATTTTAAAAAATCACGTCTTTCCATTTGAAGCTCCTCATATTTTACCGAAATTTAGCATTATTTTTTTGATTTGCAATAATTAAGCTTCCGTTAG
The nucleotide sequence above comes from Halobacteriovoraceae bacterium. Encoded proteins:
- a CDS encoding DUF839 domain-containing protein, producing MERRDFLKFLGFTGLAAQIVPNRLLALNEHHYDFQITPSFDDDLLLGKSLKYNIIAKWGDQINSSGDTFGFNNDYTAFIPFESNNPKDGLLWVNHESTHPLFVSGYNFKGKKTKEQVDKERYSVGGSIIRIKQDDTGTWNLVKDDKYNRRIHGGTKIPFSKGISPTEQTYAIGTFANCGGGVTPWNTILTCEENYHDFYGEIDFSKRKEGIKIQEKEKWAFNWDDVYDESPLNYGWVVEVNPFDGKTQKHMALGRFGHESATVVEAKNGNVVVYMGDDKVDQCIYKFISHNKNDLSEGTLYVANLKKGKWIPLEYKEHKSLQKQFSDQREILTFTRQASALVGGTPCDRPEDIEVHPVTKSVFIALTGNPQKNNPYGSILKIDEKNADPLSLEFTHETFLMGGKSVGVSSPDNMAFDKKNNLWLTVDISTAKLGKGLWESFGNNGLFFIPTSGPQKGKAIQVGSAPKHAELTGPSFSSDGKTLFLSVQHPGEITRDINHPTSKWPFDGSNIPKPAVVAIQGGPLGRILT